Below is a genomic region from Azospirillum sp. B510.
CACCAGGGGCCGGTTCCATCCCGGACAGGCGGCGGATGCGCTCGAGCGACAGCGTGTCGTATCCGATGTAGAGCCGATCCTTCGGAAGACCCAACAGGCGGAAGTAATCCACCGTGCGGTGACTGCCGCCGATCCCCGCCTGATAGGGGGCGTAGAAGACGCTTTTGACCATCTCGCGCCACAGGATGCGCGGCTTGTCGTCGTATTTGGACGCGTTCATGTTGATGACACGGCGCCCCATCAGCCGCATGGTCAGGGCGAGCGCGAAGACGTCCGGATCCTCGTAATGGCACAGGAAGACATAGCGCGCGTCGGCGCGCCGGCATTCGCGCAGCAGGGCGCGATACACCGTGGCCGTCGACAGGTCGGCCTTCGACTGGCCGGGGAACAGTGTGATCTTGCGGAAATTCCGGCCCGTTCCGGTCGAATCCCAGGCGTAGGTGTGCGATTTCGACCCGACCTCCAGCCCGACCACGTCATAGACATGGCCCAGCCGGCGGCCGACCGCCTCCAGCCGGTCCATGTGGTAGGGGCCGAACATCTCCCAGCTGAAGACCAGCGCGGGCTTCTTCATGCTGCCTCTCCCATCAGAAGGCGGGCGTAGCGGTCGAGCGCCACGGCGCGGGTGGCGTTCGCCTCCACCCAGGCGCGGCCGCGGCGGCCCATGGCGGTGGCGCGGGCGGGGTCCGACAGCAGGGAGGCCACCGCCTCGGCCATCGCCCGCGGTTCCTCCGGCGGGGTGCAGAGGAAGGCGCCGACCTCGGTCTCCAGCGTGGCGAGCGCCGATCCCGGCAGGCAGGTGCTGACGAAGGGGCGGCCGGCGGCGAGGATGGTCACCGCCTTGCCGGGCATGGCGAAGGCCGCCCCTTCCGGCCGCTGGGGCACCAGATGGACGTCGCCCTCCGCCATCGCCTCGTTCAGCCGGTCCTTCGGCGCCAGCGGCTGGAAGACCACGGTGCCGAGCCCCATCGCCTGGGCGCGGGACTTCAGCTCCTCCTCCAGCCCGCCCTGCCCGCGCAGCAGGACGCGGGCCTGCGGCATCAGCGCCGCCAGATGGCCCGCCATGTCCAGCACCTGCTCCAGCCCCTGCTTGCGGGCGAAGGCGCCGCTGTAGAGCGCGGTGGGCGGCTGGTCGGGGCGCGGCAGCGGGTGGACCGCGTCGGCGTCGACATGGGGCGGAATCACATGGATCGGCCGGGTGACGCCCAGTTCCTCCAGCACGCCGCGCATCGGTTCCGACAGGACGACGATGGCGTCGGCGCGGTTCAACGCGGCGCGCTCCATGGCGCGGATCGCCTTGACCGCCGCCTTGCCGCCCATGCCCAACGCCCCGGCGAGGCCGGACTGGATGTCATGGACGATGGCGACATGGCGGCCGTCCGTGGTCTTGAACCGGTTGGCGATCGCCACCGACAGGATCGACGGGCAGAGCGACAGCACCGCCCGGTGCCGCCCGACCCGGCGGCGGGCGAGGGCCGCGGCGAAGCCGGCATGCAGCACGCCCTCGTGGATCAGCCGGGCCTTCAGGCCGCCGCCGGCCGGCGGGATGGTGTGGAGACGCTCGATCAGCACCCCGTCCACCGTCCGGCTGTCCCGCGACCCGTCGGCATAGTCGTCATAGACCCGGTTGCCGGGATAGTTGGGGCGCGCGGTCAGCACCGTGGTATCGGCCCCGGCCGCCGCGAAGGCGGTGGCGAGGTCGGTCATCATCGGCGCGCTGCCGGCCGGCTCCGGCCAATAGCTCTGCGCCACGAGCAGCAGGTCCCCCGGTACCGGCACATCCGCCAGGGAGAGGGACCCGGACGGCCGGTCGAAGTCCGGCGGCCGCGGATGGGTGGAAGCGTCCGGCATCGGCCTTACTCCGCCGCCTGCTTGGAGGCCGGGGGGTGTGCGGAAGCCGCGTTCTCCAGGAACCAGCCGTAGGTGCGGCGCAGCCCCTCCTCCAGCGACACCCTGGGGCGCCAGCCGGTGGCGAACAGGCGCGACACGTCCATCAGCTTGCGCGGGTGGCCGTCGGGCTTGCTCAGATCATGGGTCAGCGTGCCGGGATAGCCGACGGTGTCGCGGATCGATGCCGCGAGATCGGCGATGGCGATGTCGTCGCCGGGGCCGACATTGATGATCTCCTCGCTGTCATAATGGTCCATCAGATGCAGGCAGGCGTCCGCCATGTCGTCGGCATAGAGGAACTCGCGCCGCGGCGTGCCGGTACCCCACAGGGTGACGGTCGGAGCGCCGGCCAGCTTGGCGTCATGGAAGCGGCGGATCATGCCCGGCAGGGCGTGCGAGGTCTCGGGATCGAAATGATCGCCCGGACCATAGAGGTTCGACGGCATGGCGCAGATGGCGTTGAAGCCATATTGGCGACGGTAGGCCTGGCACATGGTGATGCCGGCGATCTTGGCGACGGCATAGGGCTTGTTGCTCGGCTCCATCGGGCCGGACAGCAGCGCCCCCTCCTTGATCGGCTGCTCCGCATGCTTCGGATAGAGGCAGGAGGAACCGAGGAACAGCAGTTTCTTCACGCCGCCACGCCACGCGGCGTCGATGACGTTGGTCTGGATCAGCAGGTTGTCGCGGATGAAATCGCCGCCGAAGCGGTCGTTGGCGAGGATGCCGCCCACCTTCGCCGCGGCCAGGATCACATGCTCGATCCCCTCGCGGTCGAAGAAGGCGCGTACCGCCGCCTGGTCGGTCAGGTCGAGCTGCGAGCGGTCGCGGATCACCAGATTGGTGTGTCCGGCCTCGGTCAGCCGCCGCAGAATGGCGGACCCGACGAGTCCCCGGTGGCCGGCGACGAAGATGCGGCTGTTGCGGTCCATGCGGGCCGTCTCCTTAAGATCTTGTGCGAGCACTTGCCCCACCCCAACCCTCCCCCGCTGGGCGCGGAGAAGGGTTGGGGTGGGGGTCTAACTTCCCCCTATTCCGCCGCCTGCCCCATGCGCCCCACCTCCGCACGGGCGCGGTCGGCGTACCACTTCACCACGCCGGGCAGGCCGGCGGAGAGCGGGATGCGCGGGGTGAAGCCCAGCGCCGCCAGCTTGGCGATGTCGGGGCTGCGGCGGTCGGTGCCGCCGGGGGCGGCCGGGCCGGGCATCACCTGGGCCTCGCGGCCGAGGCAGGCGACCGTCCGGCGGGCGAGGTCGGCGATGGTGACCTCCTCCGGGTTGCCGACATGGTAGATGCCGAGATGCCCGCCCTTGCCGATCACCGTCACGATGCCGTCGATGGCGTCGTCGATGTGGACGAAGGCGCGGGTCTGACGGCCGTCGCCCTGGATCTTGAAGGGCACCGGCCCGCCCGGGTGGCCGGCGACCGCCTCCACCGCGCGGCGGGAGAATTCCGGCACCACATGGTCCCAGCCCATGTCGGGACCGTAGACATTGTGCGGACGGAAGATCGCCACGCGGTCGAAGCCGCTGCGGCCCCAGTTCACCGCCAGCAGCTCCGAGATCAGCTTGGAGCCGCCATAGCTGTAGCGGGCGTTCAGCACGTCCGGCACCACCAACGGCACCTCCTCCGGCGTCGGCACCAGCGGCGGGGTCTGGTAGGCCTCCGAGGAGGAGGCGACGACCAGATCGCCCACCCCGTCGGCGCGGCAGGCGTCCAGCACGTTCAGCATGCCGCGCACGCCGACATCCAGCACCACCTCCGGCTTCTCGTAGAAATGCTTGGTGCCGTTGACGGCGGCCAGATGCAGCACGCCATCGACGCCGCGCACCGCCCCGCGCACGGCGTCGGCGTCGCGGATGTCGCCCTGGACGAACTCGACATCATCCAGCACACCGGCCAGCCGTCCGGTATGCCCGCGCGAGTTGTCGTCCAGCACGCGGACGCGGTGGCCGTCGCGGACCAGCCGCTGGACCAGGGCGGCGCCGATGAAGCCGCTGCCGCCGGTGACGAGATAGTGTTTCATGTCGGTCAAATTCCTCTTCACGCCCGGTTTCCGTCAGGCCACATGCGCGTAGCGGGCGGCGCCATGGCTGCCGAGCGCCACATAGGCGGTGCCGTCGGGCAGGTCGACGTCACGGCTGTTGAAGTTGTTCCAGAAGTCGTAGATCACGCCCGGCCGGTCCATCCGCTGGGCCAGATCCGGCAGCGGCATCGAGGTGAAGACCGGGTGGTTGTTCAGGATCACCGCCAGATTGGCGCCGGACACCGCCTCGGCCATGTTGGCGGCCGGCTCCAGTCCGAAGCTGCGGATGTCGTCGGGGCGCACCACGGCGTCGAAGCCGCGCAGGCGGGCGGTGGGGAAGCGCTGGCGCAGTTCCTCCAGCACCGGCTTGGCCATGGTGCCGCGCAGATCGTCGGTCGCCGGCCGGCCCTTGAAGGCGAGGCCCATCAGGCTGATGGTCGGCGCCTGCGGGAAGCCCTGCATCGAATGGGCGAGCTTGCCGAGGAACGCGGCGACCTCGACCGGCTGGCTTTCGTTGACCAGACGGCCGGCGGCGGTGATCGCCATCTCCACCCCGACCTCGCGCGCCGCCTCGATCAGGATATGGGGATCCTTCTCCAGGCAGGGGCCGCCGACCGGGCCGGGCAGCGGCAGGTTGGTGCGCGGATATCCCAGCTTGCCGGCGCGCGCCACCTCGACCGCCGAGATCTCCATGGCGTTGCACAGCCGGGCGATCTCGTTGGAAAAGGCGAAGGTGACGTCGCGGTAGGTGTTGTCGACCAGCTTGATCAGCTCCGCCGTCTCCAGGGTGGAGACCTTGACGGTGGTCGGCGTCAGGAAGCCGAAGATCTGCGCCGCGCGGGTGGCGACGTCCAGGCTTTCCGCCCCGACGATCTGCGGCAGCTGGTTCAGCTCCAGCAGGGCCTGGCCTTCCAGCGTGCGTTCCGGGCAGAAGGCGATGTCGAACTGCTTGCCGGTGGCGCGCAGGATCGGCGCCACGACGTTGCGGGTGGTGCCCAGCTTCACGGTGGAGCGCAGGATGACCAGATCGCCGTCATGCAGGCCGGCGGCGACCTGCCGGGTCGCCGCTTCGATCATGTCGGTGCGGACCCGCCCGTCCTTGCCAAGCGGCGTGCCGACCGTGATGATGAAGACGCTGGCCTTGCCGCAATCCTCCTGATCGCGGCTGAAGGTGAAACGGCCGCGGGCCATGACGTGGCGCAGCTTCTCGGTCAGGCCCGGTTCGTGGAAATGCGGGTCGCCCTGGCCGAGCTTGTCGAGAACGTCCTGCCGCACCTCGACCCCATGCACCTGGAAGCCGGCGTCCGCCATCGCGACCGCCAGCGTCAAGCCGACATAGCCGAGCCCGAGGACGCAGACGTTACGATCGGAAAAAGTCTTGGGAAGCATCGTCGCTCCTGCCGTTTGCCGTTGACCCGCCCTTCATGGCAGGCCGCCGAGACGTTTGGAGACCCCCAGCACCCTGGCGCGCCGCCAAGAAGGCAAATGGGGAAATCTCAAAATTCGAAATTGTTTTCTTGTTGTGACTTCATCATGACGATGAAGTACCCCGTACCTGCTGTTGTGCGACGCGAAGTGTTTCAGAAATCGCCGTCCGATGAAAAGACCATGATTGCCGGAACACGCCATATTAATGGTACTAACCCCCGTCGCGGCCAAATGAATGCTTGGGGGCACCAACAGAGACGTTCGAAAGTGGTGCAATAGGCACATTCCGCTTGGTGGCCGGTATGGGCAGCTCCGGCCCCGTGCATCGGGGGTAAGGCAGGCTGCCGGGCCAGGCTCCGCCCCCTTCAGGCCCCCTCAGGCCGGGGCGCTGGTCAGCCGGCGCAGCCTTTTCAGTTGGACCAACCCCGTCAGCACGGCCATGGCCGCATAGAGCACGACCATCGCCATGCTGCCGGCGACGAAATGCACCAGCGCCGGCATCCGATCGAACACGGGTGCCGCGACGCGGTCGAGCGCCAGTGCCGCGGCGATGGCGGCGCCGGCGCACAGCATGGCCCTCGCGGTGATGCCGCCATACAGCTCGCCGACCGCCTGCCTGTGGATCCAGGCGATGGCGATGGTGGCGGCCAGCTCGGCGGTGAAGGTCGCCATCGCGGCACCCTCGATGCCGTAGCGGGGGATCCACCAGATGTTCAGCAGGGCGTTCAGCGCCCCGCCCGCCAGCATGGCGACCATGTAGCCGGTCTGCCGGTGCCAGACCAGCAGCGGGTTGCCGAGGATCATGTTGGCGTAGACCACCGCCGAGGCCAGCATCAGCAGCCGCAGCGCCAGCGTCGCCGGGGCGTAGGCGTCGCCGAACAGCGTCGCCAGGATCGACGGCGCCAGGGCGAGGCCGCCGGCGACGACCAGCCCGCCGACCGCCAGCATGACCGAGGCGTAGGCCCGCATGCGGTCGCGCATCGGTCCCAGCTCGCCATAGGCGGCGGCCAGCTGCGGCAGGAAGGCGTTCATCACGATGTTGCCGACCAGATTGGCAAGCGTCTGGATCTTGACCGCCGCGCTGTACCAGCCGACCTCGGTGTGCGGGGCCAGGAAGCCGAGCATCACCACGTCCAGATGGGTGAAGATCGCCCAGGCGAAGACGCCGACCGCCATCGGCGTCGCCGCCGTCAGGATTTCGCGCCAGACTTCCAGGTCGACCCGCGGGCGCAGATGGCCGAAATCGCGGCGGAAACGGCCGATCATCACCAGCGCGTTGACGGTGATCGATCCGCCGGTGATGGCGGCTGCGGTGATGGCGTCCTCAGGCCCACGCACCAGCAGGAAGACGAGAAGCATGGAGCCGATGGAGGTGCCGATCTCGCGCGTGGCGATCACCCCCATCTTCTCGGTCGCCTGGTAAACAAAGTCGAGCACCAGGGCGTTCCCCAGCAACTGCACCGCCTGCACCAGAAGAACCGCCTTCACCGCCATCGGCTTGTCCAGCGACAGGACGAAAACGGCATAGAGGGCGCCCACCAGCAGGGCCAGAACGGTGCGCAGGGTCAGGACATGCTCCGACAGCGCGGCCGCCCTCTCGCGATGGTCCTCCCGCTCACGGTTGCGGGCGATCTCGCGGATGGCGTAGGTGGACAGGCCCATGTTCACGAACAGCGCCGCATAGGCCATCAGCGAGGTGCCGAAGCCGAGCACGCCGAAACTGTCCGGTCCCAGGACACGCGCCGTCCAGGCGGCGGTGACCAGCCCGCTCGCCATCGTCGCCACCTTGGCGGCGGCAAGGGCGCGGATGTTCCGGAAAATGCGGTGTCCTGCCGACATTCATGGGCTCATCGGTGGTGGGCGGATCGGGTGACGCGGCGCTACCGCCGCTCTCAGTTCGCGTAGTAGCGGCGGTAGCCGTGATAGCGGCCGCTGTCCGGGAACTCGTACTGGGCATGGCGGCGGGTATCGACCTGGCTGAACAGGACGCCCACCACCTCGCCGCCGGCCTCGACCACCTCCTTCAGTCCGGCCATGGCGGTGCCGCGCTTGGTCATGCCCCAGCGGACGATGAAGACGGTCTGGTCGGCGAGGGCCGCCAGCAGCTTGCCTTCCGACACCGCCAGCACCGGCGGCGAATCCAGAACGATGCGGTCATAATCGACCGACAGGCGCGACAGCAGCTGGTGCATGCCCGAGGAGCCCAGCGTGTCCTGCGGCAGCGTGCTGCCATGACCGGCGGCGATGACGTGCAGGCCGGTGCGCGGATCGACCTGGATCACCTCCTCCAGCACCGCGGTGCCGGCCAGCAGCTCCGACAGGCCGCGGCTGTTGGACAGCCCAAGCATCTCGTGCAGGCTTTTCCGCCGCAGGTCGCAATCGACCAGGATCGTCCGCTGGCCGGCGTTGGCGCAGATGCGGGCGAAGGCCGCGGCGACCGAGCTCTTGCCTTCACCGGGAACCGAGGAGCTGAACAGGATCACCCGGTGCCGTCCGTCCGGATTGGCGAGCAGCAGCGAGGTGCGCAGGTTCTGCATCGATTCGGCGAAGGCTGAAATCGGCTTGTCCACCACATAGGCGGCCGGCGAACCGCCGAAGCGCGGGATGCGCGGCACGATGCCCAGGCTGCGCACGCCGGTCGCCGTCTCGAACTGGTGCGGGCTGCGGAACCCGCCGTCGGCCCGCTCGCGCAGCATGGCCAGAAGCACGCCCAGCGTGCCCGACGCCACCAGCGCCAGCAGCAGGATCAACTTGCGGTTGGGCTGCGACGGATCGAGCGGGATCGACGCCTCGGACACGACGCGGGCGTCGGGCTGGCGCATGTCGGTCTGCGCCGCGATCTGCTGCGAGCGGGTCAGCAGCGCCTCATACATCGACTGGGCGGTATTGGCGTCGCGTTCCAGCGTGCGCAGGCCGACGGTCGCCTGCTGCTGCTCGTTCTGCTTGGATTCGGCCTGGTCCAGGCTGGCCTTCAGCGCCTTTTCCCGCCCCTTGGCCAGTTCCAGCTCGTTCCCGAGGTTGGCGACGATCTTGCCGACATCGGCCTTGATCTGGCCTTGCAGGTCGCGCAGCTGGCTTTGCAGGGCCTGAAGCATCGGGTGCTTGCCGCCATAGCGGTTGGTGGCGTCGGCGATCTGGCGCTGGAGATCGACCTCACGCTCGCGCAGGGCCTGGATCAGCGGCGAGCCCAGCACGTCGCCGACCGCCGAGGCGCCGCGCGGCGAATTCGCCATGGCGGTGACGTCGCGCAGCTTGGTCTCGGCCTCCTGCCGCTTGGTGCGGGCCAGGACATAGTCGGTGTTCAGCTGGCTCAGCTGCTGGCCGACCACGGTGCTCTCGTTGGTGGACGAGGTGGTCAGGCCATGCTGGGTCCGGTATTTCTCCACCGCGTCGCCGGTGGTCTGCGCCTCCTTGCGCAGGTCGGTCAGCCGTTCCTCCAGCCACTGGGTGGCGCGCTTGGACGCCTTGAACTTCTCGTCGAGCTGATCGACCAGATAAAGGTCGGCCATGGTGTTGGCGATCAGGGACGCCTTGCGCGGATCCTCGCTGTCGAAGCTGACGGCGATGACGTAGGAGCGTCCCTGCGGCCGGACCGAGGTGTTGTCGAGCACCGCATTGACCACGGCGGTCATCCGGTTGCGTTCGACCTCCTCCGGCGACAGCGGTACGCCGCCGCCCTGCCGCCAGCTGTCGGGAATCCAGTTGCGCGGATTCAGCGCCGCCAGCCATCCGGGCGGCGGCGGACGCAGCGAAGCATTGAATTCCGGATCGTTCATCAGCTTCAGCCTGGTCACGACCTTTTCGGCGAAGGCCGGCGATTTCAGGATCGCGACCTCGCTTTGCAGCGCGCTGATGTCGGGGGTCATGTCGGACACCACGCCGTCGAAATTGAGGACGGTGTTCTTGCGGTGCTCCACCATGATGAGCGTTTCGGCGCTGTAGAGCGGCGTCATCCGGAAGGCGACCAGGGCCGCCAACCCGGTGCCGACCACGATCACCGTACCGATCAACAGCTTGTGCCGCCGCAGGAGCCCGGTGGTCCGGCGCACCGCGCTGGCGGCGCTGGCCGACAGATCATAAGAGATGCCGGGGGAGACGGAACCGGGGCCCCGCCGAGACTCAGGGGTGGTGTGCCGGGGATGATCCTGAAGTTCCTGGGTGGCCAAAGGGTCCTCCTCGCGTAACGACCGGAAAGCGCGGCCATGGGACCGTCCGTGGGCCCGATCCCCCATCGCGGACAGCGGTGGCTGTCCGGCGGGCAGGCTCGGCGGTTCGTCCGATTGGCTGAAACGCAGTGTTAGTCCAGCCGTTGCATCGGCCATCCAGGGCATGCGGCGAGCAA
It encodes:
- a CDS encoding glycosyltransferase family 4 protein produces the protein MPDASTHPRPPDFDRPSGSLSLADVPVPGDLLLVAQSYWPEPAGSAPMMTDLATAFAAAGADTTVLTARPNYPGNRVYDDYADGSRDSRTVDGVLIERLHTIPPAGGGLKARLIHEGVLHAGFAAALARRRVGRHRAVLSLCPSILSVAIANRFKTTDGRHVAIVHDIQSGLAGALGMGGKAAVKAIRAMERAALNRADAIVVLSEPMRGVLEELGVTRPIHVIPPHVDADAVHPLPRPDQPPTALYSGAFARKQGLEQVLDMAGHLAALMPQARVLLRGQGGLEEELKSRAQAMGLGTVVFQPLAPKDRLNEAMAEGDVHLVPQRPEGAAFAMPGKAVTILAAGRPFVSTCLPGSALATLETEVGAFLCTPPEEPRAMAEAVASLLSDPARATAMGRRGRAWVEANATRAVALDRYARLLMGEAA
- a CDS encoding flippase, with amino-acid sequence MSAGHRIFRNIRALAAAKVATMASGLVTAAWTARVLGPDSFGVLGFGTSLMAYAALFVNMGLSTYAIREIARNREREDHRERAAALSEHVLTLRTVLALLVGALYAVFVLSLDKPMAVKAVLLVQAVQLLGNALVLDFVYQATEKMGVIATREIGTSIGSMLLVFLLVRGPEDAITAAAITGGSITVNALVMIGRFRRDFGHLRPRVDLEVWREILTAATPMAVGVFAWAIFTHLDVVMLGFLAPHTEVGWYSAAVKIQTLANLVGNIVMNAFLPQLAAAYGELGPMRDRMRAYASVMLAVGGLVVAGGLALAPSILATLFGDAYAPATLALRLLMLASAVVYANMILGNPLLVWHRQTGYMVAMLAGGALNALLNIWWIPRYGIEGAAMATFTAELAATIAIAWIHRQAVGELYGGITARAMLCAGAAIAAALALDRVAAPVFDRMPALVHFVAGSMAMVVLYAAMAVLTGLVQLKRLRRLTSAPA
- a CDS encoding NAD-dependent epimerase/dehydratase family protein, coding for MKHYLVTGGSGFIGAALVQRLVRDGHRVRVLDDNSRGHTGRLAGVLDDVEFVQGDIRDADAVRGAVRGVDGVLHLAAVNGTKHFYEKPEVVLDVGVRGMLNVLDACRADGVGDLVVASSSEAYQTPPLVPTPEEVPLVVPDVLNARYSYGGSKLISELLAVNWGRSGFDRVAIFRPHNVYGPDMGWDHVVPEFSRRAVEAVAGHPGGPVPFKIQGDGRQTRAFVHIDDAIDGIVTVIGKGGHLGIYHVGNPEEVTIADLARRTVACLGREAQVMPGPAAPGGTDRRSPDIAKLAALGFTPRIPLSAGLPGVVKWYADRARAEVGRMGQAAE
- a CDS encoding GDP-L-fucose synthase family protein, whose amino-acid sequence is MDRNSRIFVAGHRGLVGSAILRRLTEAGHTNLVIRDRSQLDLTDQAAVRAFFDREGIEHVILAAAKVGGILANDRFGGDFIRDNLLIQTNVIDAAWRGGVKKLLFLGSSCLYPKHAEQPIKEGALLSGPMEPSNKPYAVAKIAGITMCQAYRRQYGFNAICAMPSNLYGPGDHFDPETSHALPGMIRRFHDAKLAGAPTVTLWGTGTPRREFLYADDMADACLHLMDHYDSEEIINVGPGDDIAIADLAASIRDTVGYPGTLTHDLSKPDGHPRKLMDVSRLFATGWRPRVSLEEGLRRTYGWFLENAASAHPPASKQAAE
- a CDS encoding GumC family protein: MATQELQDHPRHTTPESRRGPGSVSPGISYDLSASAASAVRRTTGLLRRHKLLIGTVIVVGTGLAALVAFRMTPLYSAETLIMVEHRKNTVLNFDGVVSDMTPDISALQSEVAILKSPAFAEKVVTRLKLMNDPEFNASLRPPPPGWLAALNPRNWIPDSWRQGGGVPLSPEEVERNRMTAVVNAVLDNTSVRPQGRSYVIAVSFDSEDPRKASLIANTMADLYLVDQLDEKFKASKRATQWLEERLTDLRKEAQTTGDAVEKYRTQHGLTTSSTNESTVVGQQLSQLNTDYVLARTKRQEAETKLRDVTAMANSPRGASAVGDVLGSPLIQALREREVDLQRQIADATNRYGGKHPMLQALQSQLRDLQGQIKADVGKIVANLGNELELAKGREKALKASLDQAESKQNEQQQATVGLRTLERDANTAQSMYEALLTRSQQIAAQTDMRQPDARVVSEASIPLDPSQPNRKLILLLALVASGTLGVLLAMLRERADGGFRSPHQFETATGVRSLGIVPRIPRFGGSPAAYVVDKPISAFAESMQNLRTSLLLANPDGRHRVILFSSSVPGEGKSSVAAAFARICANAGQRTILVDCDLRRKSLHEMLGLSNSRGLSELLAGTAVLEEVIQVDPRTGLHVIAAGHGSTLPQDTLGSSGMHQLLSRLSVDYDRIVLDSPPVLAVSEGKLLAALADQTVFIVRWGMTKRGTAMAGLKEVVEAGGEVVGVLFSQVDTRRHAQYEFPDSGRYHGYRRYYAN
- a CDS encoding nucleotide sugar dehydrogenase produces the protein MLPKTFSDRNVCVLGLGYVGLTLAVAMADAGFQVHGVEVRQDVLDKLGQGDPHFHEPGLTEKLRHVMARGRFTFSRDQEDCGKASVFIITVGTPLGKDGRVRTDMIEAATRQVAAGLHDGDLVILRSTVKLGTTRNVVAPILRATGKQFDIAFCPERTLEGQALLELNQLPQIVGAESLDVATRAAQIFGFLTPTTVKVSTLETAELIKLVDNTYRDVTFAFSNEIARLCNAMEISAVEVARAGKLGYPRTNLPLPGPVGGPCLEKDPHILIEAAREVGVEMAITAAGRLVNESQPVEVAAFLGKLAHSMQGFPQAPTISLMGLAFKGRPATDDLRGTMAKPVLEELRQRFPTARLRGFDAVVRPDDIRSFGLEPAANMAEAVSGANLAVILNNHPVFTSMPLPDLAQRMDRPGVIYDFWNNFNSRDVDLPDGTAYVALGSHGAARYAHVA